Below is a genomic region from Miscanthus floridulus cultivar M001 chromosome 1, ASM1932011v1, whole genome shotgun sequence.
aaaaaaatcatttAGCGTAAATAGTTTTGTCACAGCAGTAAAGCACGTAGATTTTTTCATTAGAAGTGTAGGACAAGGGAGCAGATCATTAATTCCAAAACATTAGATCATTCAGTTACCTGAGCATGAGTATAGGAATCTCGAACGAGAGTTTTGAAATTCACTACTACTCTGCATTTTACATGCTGTTGTTGGTACCCACAGTAGAGGAAGAACtattgaaagaaagaataaacaGCCTGGTCCTGAAGAACtattgaaagaaagaataaacaTCTAAGCTGACAATAGCACACACAAGAGTAAAAAATAAAGGATGAGAGAAAGCTTGAAGGCACTAACCAAATCTTAGAGAATTTAGGTGCAGAGAACCCACCCAAACCTCAACTCCAGATGATTCAGACCTACATGGAGCATAGGAAAAAAATATTGAAATCATATATAAATATCTTCGAAAAGAGATAAAAGAAACCCCACATACTACTAAAATAGAGAATTGCACTGACAAATAGAACTACGTACACAACAGACCTAGTTATTAGGTAGAAAGAGCATCTAAAAAATAGCAAATCATAGTGTATAGGTATATAGCTTAATCGAAATGAACGATGCCAACCACACAATTTGTTATCCAGTATGATAATGAGTAAATGTATAAGAAATCTGTAGCAAGATGGTGTTATAGTTAAATACCATGACTGTTGTCTTATTAGAATACATAGCTGTTGGATTAGAAGCCACCCTTGTTGTTTCACCGGATGTGTTGAGCTCAAGCAGTAAGCATATATTTGCAGTAAACGGCCCAAACAACTTTACTGAACCAATCAAATTGTTATAAGATCTCAAATAACAGGCATCCCACAGACACAATCATAGGAGAAGCACAGCAATCAAGCGGCAATGAACAGAAACAATTGTTGGAAGCATTTACCATACTATTTGTGTCATCTCACAGGAAAATAACAATTACTTTGGCAAAAGAATGGAACAATGGTTTTCAGATAAGTCAATAAGCTACGATAACTTTCTCACTATTTTAAACTatcagtatatatttgaaaaggacAAATGGATTTTGTAAACCCATGTTATTGAATAACAGAAGAAATAGAATCTATGAAGCAGAGTGCACAGTAGGACTTAGAGGTATTAAGAAAAAACATTGGACGAGTTTTTCTTACCAAGAGTGGCCATTCTGCCCCCTTTTTTCATGATAGAAGTAGATTTGCATGGCTTCAGATAATTTACTTTGATCACTGAAAGAAAATATGCCACCCTCTCAATTGAAAATAGGAGAGTTGACATCATCGCTGATCCAATGCAGCACTGGGAAAAAAATGGTGTGCATTAGCTCCATACCTCAACGTGCTCGTAAATTCAAATCGATGTGACTAATAAACTAAGAATGCAATATCCTTGGCAGGAAAATATCACTGTAATAAATACAATGGTATGATTACGTAGTAGGAAACACGGTAATTAGAGGCATTCAATTGATGTAATCCTTCAGTATAATATAAGGCATATTACCACATCACGGCAAGCATATAGTCCACATGTGGTAATTTAATCTTAGGATGTACAAATCAGTATAAAACACATTAGTAAATCGAAGCAAAGAACACAGCGTATCCATGGTTTCTTTTTCACACTTCACACCTAGTTATGTCGAAGCCAAAAGCATGTAAAGGACCTGGCTTTGGTACAAATGGAATGAACCTGTGAACCTGTAGCAATCAAGAGAGGGAAATAAAGAGAGAAACATGTGTCTTGTCTCACCTGAGAGACGGCAAGAAGCGAATGGAGCAGAGGGCGGGCTGCGCCGCAGCCCAGGGGTGCCGTCGCGCCCCACCAAGGCGCGGGCCTAGCTGGCACGCCGGGATGCGGGGGGTGACGATGACGCACCGCGCGCTGCCGGCGCGTGGGAAGCGGGGAGGTGTGCCGATGCAGGAGCATCCCGTCGCGCACACCTTCTGCGGCCATTGCGCGCGTTCGTAGGGATAGGTAAGTTCACACTATGCTTAAGCTCAGTGCAAATTTGGTTTATACTTGTTGGGCTATGGCATGAAGGCATTTGTATTGGCTGAAGAActgtctttttcttttctcttaatTAGTACGAACCACAAGATGAACTGGAACTGAATGCAAAGAATAAATATCACAGTCAGTTTGTCAGATCTTTTTGTGAAGTCATATGTTTGTTCTTCCAATTGGAAGCTGGACAGTAGCAATCTAAAACTGCAGCAGAAATGGCATTGTCCTATCTGACaaacgcagcaccttgccgtatGTGCTGACCCTTGGTGTCTACCTCTGAACCTACAATATCACCCGAAATGGCCTACTCCTATATACGTATATAAGAAGAATACATTGACAGTCAGTCTACACATATCGACAAAGGGAAACTACACAAGAAAATCAATGTTGACTATGAAAAGGCATAACAACTGTTATAAGTACCTGAATCTGAATCATGCTGGAAGCCAAAAAAAAAGAGTCACTATAGAAAAAATGGAGCAACATTTTTGTAACCATGAAGTGGCATACCTTTCGGATCGTAAGGTACATAAAAAAACACAAACAATTAGAGTACATAAAGCTGGTGTCAATGAAATGAGCGACGTgtcaaatttttaaaaaaatgggAGGTTCTGCACAGAAGCATATATGGGTGAATTCCGTTTATACGTCACaagaaggaaaaaagaaaagtaGTATGACTATGATTATAGAGTGCACAGATAAGAGAGAAGTCAACATTGGATGAGAAATCAAATAGATAGATTGATGGGAAAATATTGTAGTGCTATAATAAATTTGTAAGAAGAGCATGTATATTAGCTATAAAAAACACAACAGGAAGTAAATACTTAAGTTGCGGGCTAAACCTCACATCAGCTATACAAACTACAGAGAAACTGAAACGGCAAGTGTAGACCATGGAACATATATATGTTGCATTGGAAATTTCAAAGACGAACTAAATAAATTTACCATCAATTTCGTAGAGTAGACTATGTAAATATAACATTTGCTTTGCGTGATCCTAGCAAGTTCATCATTCATAATACCAGAAAAAGTTTTAGAGGCAACCATGCATATTCAGTCTCCAGACATACTGGGTGTTTTTTTTCGTACCACAATTAAATAGGAAAGCACATCTACACTGAGAACAACAACCATAGAAATCAAAATCCCCAAATCTTAGTGAATCCCTAACCGTAAAGCAAAGAAATAAGACCATTTACTTACACTTGTGGACCACAAACGGACCGGCGGCAGGGTGCAGCACCATGGCCACAGCCACGCCGATGCGCCGTCGTCGCAGGGGGCGGCCACCGCCCGTGCCGCTGGCCTGCCGGTGCGTGCCGCCTCGCGCTACCGTCGCGCTGCAGGGCCCGCGTCCGTACGGCAACCGCGCCACCGCCATCGTCGCACCGCGCGCgtgaggagggagagagggagaaaagGAGAGGGGAAGTGGAGAGGCGGAGGCGCCAGCGCGGCCGGTGTCCTCCGGCGTTGCTGTGGCATCGAGAGAGACGGAGAGAGCGAGAGAAGGTTCTTTTTTTTGCCGATGCGAGGGGGAGACGGGAGATATTTCGTAGGAGATGTGGCTAGGGTTTTTCTAGCGACGTGGTCGGCTGATGGCCAAGTGAAGGAAGCAGCGGAGGTGGACCAATAGAAGAGGCTGGAGCTGACGGCTGGACCAATCAGGGATTTGGGGGCGACGTGTCCGGGCTGGCTGCCCAGGAGGCCCCAGCCGAATAGAGGGTTAGATGAGGCACTCAAAAAATTGTGACATGGTATGTTTATGGAAGAACCATTGAAAAACTGAAATTGGCAGAGCACTTGTCCATGAAACGGATCATGGCACTATATGTAAGATTAATAAAAAGAAATGAGCATGTACTATGAGAACCTAACATCAAAGAAACAGGATACCTTAGAATGAGCTACAAATATCATCAACCCGAGATCCTGATAAGGGAAAAAAACCTGCATATCAGCAGCCATGAATAGGATCAGGCCACTATATCTAGTCCAGGGAACACAGGTTGTTAATGCACCATTTAATGGTACAAAATTGATGGAAATGCATACCACTTTTTATCTGTACAGGTACCTTTAGTTACCTAATAGAAAGCAGAGGTAGAACCATAATGCAATTATTCCATAGAAGCACACACACGTTTCATTTCAGGATTTTTCAATTTGATACCGACAAAACCTCCAGCACCACTTTGCTCTAAAAAAGCTACACCCTGAATTCTCTTTAGCCCCAACGTATTAAAGGCATATAATAATTAATGGAGGATATGACAGCTGTAGCATTAGGAGGGAAGACATTCAGAGATCTAGAAAAAAGATTCATAGATACCTGAGGTCTCCATCAGCTTCCTCACTGGCTCTTGTTTCTCTGAAAAAATAGAGTGTATCACCATGTTAACAAATTACTGGAAGCAAGATACAAGGCTAGCTTATGTAAACTTAAAATGTAATCTTCTCAGAAGAGGCATT
It encodes:
- the LOC136455605 gene encoding uncharacterized protein; the encoded protein is METSEGVRDGMLLHRHTSPLPTRRQRAVRHRHPPHPGVPARPAPWWGATAPLGCGAARPLLHSLLAVSQCCIGSAMMSTLLFSIERVAYFLSVIKVNYLKPCKSTSIMKKGGRMATLVKLFGPFTANICLLLELNTSGETTRVASNPTAMYSNKTTVMV